In Aedes albopictus strain Foshan chromosome 3, AalbF5, whole genome shotgun sequence, the genomic window AAGCTCATCTTCCAGTgcggaatcttcggaggattcgtCCCGTCGACGTTCTCGTCTCTGGCGGCGCTGCGAAGGACGACGCAGTGGACGCCTTGATTCCTCTTCGCTGGGTtcctcttcttcctcttcttggcgccGTTGTTGTCGTCGCTGAGTCCTTCGACGGCGAGGTGGTTCgggttcttcttcctcttcctcctcctcttcttcttctgGCTGAGGGCGGTTCTGTCGACGTTGCGTTCGTTGCCGATTTGGCTGACGTCGTCTAGGTGGCTGTTCTTCCTCCTGCTCCTCTCCTTCCTCTTCATTCTGACCGCCTTGATTCTGAGCTCTACGACCTCCTTGCTGTCGACGTGGCGGTTGCTGCGGTTCCGGCTCCTCCTCTTCCTCTTCGGGTTGAGCCTGCTGGCGGCGTCTTTGCGCTGGACGTCTTCTCGGTTGCGCTGGTTGCTGCTGCTCTTCCTCCTGCTCCTGTTGCTGAGGCTGCTGCGGCTGTTGTTGGCGTCGTCGAGCTGCTGGTTGTCGCTGCGGCTGTTGCTCTTGTTCACCCTGTTCTTCTTCGGGTTCttcctgctgttgttgttgctgctgctgctgctgttgttgttgttgttgcggttGCTGCTGCTGGCGTCTCCTCACAGTTGGAAGACGACTTCTTCTGATCGTCAGTTGACGCCGCAAAGCTCGAGCTGCCGCTTCTTGCAGGGCGATCTCCTCTTCTTCTTCGTCGTCGGTCA contains:
- the LOC109426120 gene encoding trichohyalin isoform X1 codes for the protein MGGIVSRVFRGHPDSQCGKCQRACCVCLDTSMELTQRRLMRLEARERRRSLALNLGLGLTDDEEEEEIALQEAAARALRRQLTIRRSRLPTVRRRQQQQPQQQQQQQQQQQQQQQEEPEEEQGEQEQQPQRQPAARRRQQQPQQPQQQEQEEEQQQPAQPRRRPAQRRRQQAQPEEEEEEPEPQQPPRRQQGGRRAQNQGGQNEEEGEEQEEEQPPRRRQPNRQRTQRRQNRPQPEEEEEEEEEEEPEPPRRRRTQRRQQRRQEEEEEEPSEEESRRPLRRPSQRRQRRERRRDESSEDSALEDELRERRELRRVQRVRDEIERTLRLKENICRQESFHCHPPPPPPPVAVHPQPREQEPPVARGPNVRRMVACYELMRSDVSECESQSMQNLMNRVDSHPMRDSLRLRKERC